The Candidatus Manganitrophaceae bacterium genome has a segment encoding these proteins:
- a CDS encoding tetratricopeptide repeat protein — translation MTAEEYLELGHAYVQEKNWEPALNALLESQKYFKELEEDATPPLLLSLLGLSQAMARNNIEVGVSYCQRAIAEDSLQEDFYHHLGLVYLKAGDKKKAITVFKKGLRLSPNHSGIWSRIAQLGLRKRPLLPFLPRQHFLNRFIGMWLAGPGEKPRTAARRIN, via the coding sequence ATGACCGCAGAAGAGTACTTAGAATTGGGCCATGCCTATGTTCAGGAAAAAAATTGGGAGCCGGCATTGAATGCCCTTCTTGAAAGTCAAAAATATTTCAAAGAACTGGAGGAAGACGCCACCCCGCCCCTGTTGCTCTCTTTGCTCGGCCTCTCTCAAGCGATGGCGCGGAATAACATTGAAGTCGGCGTCAGTTACTGCCAGCGTGCCATTGCAGAGGACAGTCTTCAAGAGGACTTTTATCATCACCTTGGCCTGGTGTACTTAAAAGCGGGCGATAAAAAGAAAGCGATTACTGTATTTAAAAAAGGCCTTAGGCTCAGTCCGAACCACTCGGGCATCTGGTCCCGAATCGCTCAACTCGGCTTACGAAAAAGACCGCTCCTTCCCTTCCTCCCCCGTCAGCACTTTTTGAATAGGTTTATCGGAATGTGGCTGGCCGGCCCAGGGGAAAAACCGAGGACGGCCGCGCGAAGAATCAATTGA
- a CDS encoding phosphoribosylformylglycinamidine cyclo-ligase — translation MARLTYKKAGVDIEAGDLFIQKITPLVRSTFRPEVLTDLGGFSGLFSLRSKKYKEPVLVSGTDGVGTKLKIAFMTDRHDTVGIDLVAMCVNDVIVTGAEPLFFLDYFATGKLFPEKAVEVMKGIVEGCRQAGCALIGGETAEMPSFYPAGEYDLAGFAVGVVDKKKIIDGKKIRPGDLLVGLASSGLHSNGFSLVRKILFEKGGLTVKDRLPGESKTVGEILLTPTVIYVKAFAKLMEKVQIKGAAHITGGGITENLPRVLPKGCAAQVRRDRWPVPSIFPALQKIGEVDTEEMYTDFNMGIGMILVLSPKDLRPALSILKRQGHSSYVIGEIIKGKGEVLYV, via the coding sequence ATGGCGCGGCTGACATACAAAAAAGCAGGGGTCGACATCGAGGCGGGAGATCTCTTCATTCAGAAAATTACCCCGCTCGTTCGCTCGACGTTCCGTCCTGAAGTGCTGACCGATCTCGGAGGATTCTCCGGCCTCTTCTCCCTCCGTTCTAAAAAATATAAAGAGCCGGTTCTGGTGTCCGGCACCGACGGGGTCGGGACCAAACTGAAGATCGCCTTCATGACCGACCGACACGATACGGTCGGGATTGATCTGGTCGCAATGTGTGTGAATGATGTCATCGTGACCGGCGCCGAACCGCTCTTCTTCCTCGACTACTTTGCCACCGGAAAACTCTTTCCGGAAAAAGCGGTCGAGGTAATGAAGGGGATCGTGGAAGGATGTCGGCAAGCCGGTTGCGCGCTGATCGGCGGCGAGACGGCTGAGATGCCTTCCTTTTATCCCGCGGGTGAATACGACCTCGCCGGATTTGCGGTCGGGGTGGTCGATAAAAAGAAGATCATCGATGGGAAAAAGATCCGGCCGGGCGACCTTTTGGTCGGCCTCGCCTCCTCCGGACTCCACAGCAACGGGTTCTCGCTGGTTCGTAAGATACTTTTCGAAAAGGGAGGCCTCACGGTCAAAGACCGCCTTCCCGGCGAATCGAAAACAGTCGGCGAGATCTTATTGACCCCCACGGTCATCTATGTGAAGGCCTTCGCTAAGCTGATGGAGAAAGTTCAAATCAAGGGGGCGGCGCACATCACCGGCGGCGGAATTACGGAAAACCTTCCGCGCGTTCTCCCGAAAGGATGCGCGGCACAGGTCAGACGGGATCGATGGCCAGTCCCCTCTATCTTTCCGGCGCTTCAAAAGATCGGAGAGGTCGACACGGAAGAGATGTATACCGATTTTAACATGGGGATCGGAATGATTCTCGTCCTCTCCCCAAAGGACCTCCGTCCCGCCCTCTCGATATTGAAGCGGCAGGGCCACTCGAGCTACGTCATCGGAGAGATCATCAAAGGAAAGGGAGAGGTTCTCTATGTCTAG
- a CDS encoding phosphoribosylglycinamide formyltransferase, which translates to MSSGARFPSDRSKAIPVLGVLASGRGSNLQSILEAIEQGKLAARVGVVLSNKKDAPALERAARHDIPFCFIDPAHYPDRKQYDAALLQQLKGHGVELIVLAGYMRLVTPILIEAYRDRIMNIHPSLLPAFPGLHAHRQALEYGVRVSGCTIHFVDEEVDHGPIIAQAAVPIFEGDTEEQLSERILAEEHRLLPRVIQLYADGKLKLEGRKVRILEESSVRLAR; encoded by the coding sequence ATGTCTAGCGGCGCCCGCTTCCCTTCAGATCGATCCAAAGCAATACCGGTGCTGGGGGTGCTCGCCTCCGGCCGAGGGAGCAATCTACAATCGATTCTCGAAGCGATCGAGCAAGGAAAGCTCGCCGCCCGGGTCGGCGTGGTTCTCAGCAATAAGAAGGATGCGCCGGCCCTTGAGCGGGCCGCGCGGCATGATATTCCCTTCTGCTTCATCGATCCCGCCCATTATCCGGACCGAAAACAGTATGACGCCGCCCTCCTTCAACAGTTGAAGGGACACGGCGTTGAGCTAATCGTTCTGGCGGGCTATATGCGGCTGGTCACCCCGATCTTGATTGAGGCATACCGAGACAGGATCATGAACATCCATCCGAGCCTCCTTCCCGCCTTTCCGGGGCTGCATGCCCATCGGCAGGCACTGGAATATGGCGTGCGTGTCAGCGGCTGCACCATCCACTTCGTCGATGAAGAAGTTGATCACGGCCCGATTATCGCCCAGGCGGCCGTGCCGATCTTCGAGGGAGACACGGAAGAGCAGCTCTCCGAACGGATTCTGGCCGAAGAGCACCGCCTCCTTCCCCGCGTCATTCAGCTCTATGCCGATGGAAAGCTCAAACTCGAGGGTCGAAAGGTCCGCATCCTCGAAGAATCCTCCGTGAGATTAGCGCGATGA
- a CDS encoding heavy metal-binding domain-containing protein translates to MTLPGISQSVATGTPPPPPPVVTAVLKKAKGEKKSEIEERVEEDEPISERPPAIRVVEPERSGRVDEGTQKILVTTTQKIEGKKIKRYYGLVNANIVIKIEDPAEESPDEPDTEAYSMNASYRSRMKTGVLLALRELRGEAGLLGANGVIATSFNFHRIDPRSILLTAVGTAVHIEGPS, encoded by the coding sequence ATGACCCTTCCCGGCATCAGCCAATCGGTTGCGACCGGGACACCTCCCCCTCCTCCGCCGGTGGTAACAGCTGTGTTAAAAAAGGCAAAGGGAGAGAAAAAATCGGAGATCGAGGAAAGGGTGGAAGAAGATGAGCCCATATCGGAGCGGCCGCCGGCCATTCGAGTCGTCGAGCCGGAGCGAAGCGGACGGGTGGACGAAGGCACTCAGAAAATCCTTGTGACCACCACACAGAAAATTGAGGGAAAAAAGATCAAACGCTATTACGGCTTGGTGAATGCCAACATCGTGATTAAAATCGAAGACCCAGCCGAGGAGAGCCCGGATGAGCCGGATACGGAGGCCTACTCAATGAATGCCTCTTACCGAAGCCGAATGAAAACGGGCGTGCTCCTTGCCCTTCGTGAACTCCGGGGAGAAGCCGGACTCTTGGGGGCAAATGGTGTGATTGCAACCTCATTTAATTTTCATCGAATCGATCCCCGCTCTATTCTTCTTACAGCCGTTGGGACCGCCGTCCACATCGAAGGTCCGAGCTGA